One segment of Gordonia terrae DNA contains the following:
- a CDS encoding heme-dependent oxidative N-demethylase family protein codes for MTTTFEPTAGTGVPSADDLLAGFPFPFPEDRYRYSTNVEPARTTVTTAAGRWGAAVVDIDSEYRAELDRRAMILAADPTRHAVLPHMVPAAWDAMLTLMRELDATHPDQMQLRTTGTDTWSWRNEILGIEQHFRYGDPASLPEEPLRYITSQVQEDIALLDQRNDQLYVDAGVVTFAADWSFGFDVGMSFLEIHGPVPRIRKEGVITRAHEFLKRLQPHQPYRRTNWTLTIDRRLDVSTEIYHEWGPDREAIQRVPDDEFGRRVHLRVEVQHLIRLPDSGAVMFLIRTYMLPLDQLATVEPWRRRAADVLSELPADMADYKGIIKFRERAAEWLRAWTPASTATAGPGMPVWPTRPPAVDTTGSAFVVVAIGDDADVAHVSRGWVGEAEAIGATRLLVLDALVDAADRSALRSALDECRTGTRILVTGGQYDVMTALAMARAAGAVAAELSSYVTHTRDLPLYCAHCRDTFRVVAAAGGTVVCPGCARDLGVHEHHSPVLGSFLGSASGGEA; via the coding sequence GTGACGACCACATTCGAACCGACGGCCGGAACAGGTGTGCCGTCCGCGGATGATCTCCTCGCGGGCTTTCCGTTCCCGTTCCCCGAAGACCGTTACCGATACAGCACGAACGTCGAGCCGGCACGGACGACGGTGACCACCGCGGCCGGCCGGTGGGGCGCAGCGGTGGTCGACATCGACTCGGAGTACCGCGCCGAACTCGACCGGCGCGCGATGATCCTGGCCGCCGATCCCACCCGCCACGCGGTGCTGCCGCACATGGTGCCGGCCGCGTGGGACGCGATGTTGACGCTGATGCGGGAACTCGACGCCACCCACCCCGATCAGATGCAGCTCCGGACAACAGGAACCGACACCTGGTCATGGCGGAACGAGATCCTGGGGATCGAGCAGCACTTCCGCTACGGCGATCCCGCGTCTCTGCCCGAGGAACCGTTGCGGTACATCACCTCTCAGGTTCAGGAGGACATCGCGCTCCTCGATCAGCGCAACGACCAGCTGTATGTCGACGCCGGGGTGGTGACCTTCGCCGCCGACTGGAGCTTCGGGTTCGACGTCGGGATGAGCTTCCTCGAGATCCACGGACCGGTGCCACGCATCCGGAAGGAAGGCGTGATCACCCGCGCGCACGAGTTCCTCAAGCGCTTGCAACCCCATCAGCCGTACCGGCGGACCAACTGGACCCTGACCATCGACCGCCGCCTCGACGTCTCGACCGAGATCTACCACGAGTGGGGACCCGACCGGGAGGCCATTCAGCGGGTGCCCGACGACGAGTTCGGCAGGCGGGTGCATCTGCGCGTGGAGGTGCAACACCTCATCCGCCTGCCGGACTCGGGTGCGGTGATGTTCCTGATCCGGACCTACATGCTGCCGCTCGACCAACTCGCGACGGTCGAACCCTGGCGGCGCCGCGCCGCCGACGTCCTGTCCGAATTGCCGGCCGACATGGCCGATTACAAGGGCATCATCAAGTTCCGGGAGCGGGCGGCGGAGTGGTTGCGCGCATGGACTCCCGCATCGACCGCGACCGCCGGGCCGGGGATGCCGGTCTGGCCCACGAGGCCGCCGGCCGTCGACACCACCGGATCGGCGTTTGTCGTCGTGGCGATCGGAGACGACGCCGACGTCGCGCACGTGTCCCGGGGCTGGGTGGGTGAGGCCGAGGCGATCGGCGCGACGCGTCTGCTGGTCCTCGACGCACTCGTCGACGCAGCGGACCGGTCGGCGCTGCGGTCGGCTCTCGACGAGTGCCGCACCGGCACCCGCATCCTGGTGACCGGGGGACAGTACGACGTGATGACCGCACTCGCGATGGCCCGGGCCGCCGGCGCGGTGGCGGCCGAACTGTCGTCGTATGTCACGCACACGCGCGATCTGCCACTGTACTGTGCACACTGCCGCGACACCTTTCGGGTCGTCGCCGCTGCCGGCGGTACCGTCGTGTGCCCCGGTTGCGCACGGGATCTCGGAGTGCACGAGCATCATTCGCCCGTACTGGGTAGTTTTCTGGGCTCCGCGTCGGGCGGCGAGGCATGA
- a CDS encoding PDR/VanB family oxidoreductase, which yields MISGVAEMSPSEPVLRRASAATTLELVVTAVDAPSRDIRTITLADPSGRALPAYVPGSHLVVHAGASTNAYSLTGDGAHPSQYSISVLRLPGGKGGSRWLHDELEVGATVTVGLPRSAFAPIARARKHLLIAGGIGITPMVSHLRAAVRWRRDVQLLYVFRDSSAAHLDDVTRLAGRRAELFTDRASFTDRLGQALRAQPVGTHLYVCGPSSMIDAVVGAAVDAGWPESRVHFERFGVDALDPGDPFRVELTASGRTVDVPAGTSMLEALEDEGIAVPNLCRQGVCGECRIPLAGGSPVHRDLYLSTEEKDAGDAIMPCVSRATAAGTLEVPL from the coding sequence ATGATCAGCGGAGTGGCCGAGATGAGCCCGTCCGAGCCCGTCCTGCGTCGTGCATCTGCCGCGACGACGCTGGAACTCGTCGTGACCGCTGTCGACGCGCCCTCTCGGGACATCCGGACGATCACCCTCGCCGACCCGAGCGGACGCGCCCTGCCCGCCTACGTACCCGGCAGCCACCTGGTCGTGCACGCGGGCGCTTCCACCAACGCCTACAGCCTCACCGGTGATGGCGCGCACCCGTCGCAGTACTCGATCTCGGTTCTGCGGCTCCCCGGGGGCAAGGGCGGATCACGGTGGCTCCACGACGAACTCGAGGTCGGCGCAACGGTGACGGTGGGACTGCCGCGCAGCGCGTTCGCGCCGATCGCCCGGGCGCGCAAGCACCTGTTGATAGCCGGTGGGATCGGCATCACCCCGATGGTGTCGCACCTTCGGGCGGCGGTCAGGTGGCGTCGCGATGTGCAGCTGCTCTACGTCTTTCGCGACTCGTCGGCCGCGCATCTCGACGACGTCACCCGTCTGGCCGGTCGTCGTGCCGAATTGTTCACCGACCGTGCGTCGTTCACTGATCGTCTCGGGCAGGCACTGCGAGCCCAACCCGTCGGGACCCACCTGTACGTGTGCGGACCGTCGTCGATGATCGACGCGGTCGTCGGTGCCGCCGTCGACGCGGGCTGGCCGGAATCGCGCGTCCACTTCGAGCGGTTCGGTGTCGACGCCCTCGATCCCGGCGACCCGTTCCGCGTGGAGCTGACCGCTTCGGGACGCACGGTCGACGTGCCGGCGGGGACCAGCATGTTGGAGGCACTCGAGGACGAGGGCATCGCAGTGCCGAATCTCTGCCGGCAGGGGGTGTGCGGAGAATGCCGCATCCCGCTCGCCGGCGGTAGCCCGGTCCATCGCGACCTGTATCTCAGCACCGAGGAGAAAGACGCGGGGGACGCCATCATGCCGTGCGTCTCGCGTGCCACTGCCGCAGGCACTTTGGAGGTTCCACTGTGA
- a CDS encoding PDR/VanB family oxidoreductase, with the protein MTAATVGVAYPAHLHPAYATGPRPMRVLSVRRLTHEVTHFRFGPLDADAPALTAYQPGSHLIISAGGQRNAYSLVDDGMYPTSYGISVLRRGAGGGSDWLHDNLVVDAVIEIEGPRSMFPPVLDQRGALLVAGGIGVTPVLSHARALARDGRRVDIVYSYRPGCDAHADDLRALAEQPSVTLHEVSGAAATAALLAERLRAQPLGTHAYACGPASMLTAYTELAEAAGWPSTRVHLERFSAPEQDPGDPFTVTLASTGVRIDVPPGVSLLQRLLDNGAPVSNLCRQGVCGECRIPVRGGRIEHRDFVLTDDEKATGDAMLCCVSRGVEIEVDL; encoded by the coding sequence ATGACCGCGGCCACTGTCGGGGTGGCGTATCCGGCTCACCTCCACCCCGCATACGCCACCGGTCCGAGACCGATGCGCGTCCTCTCGGTGCGACGACTCACCCATGAGGTGACCCACTTCCGGTTCGGACCCCTCGATGCCGATGCGCCGGCTCTGACCGCGTATCAGCCGGGCAGCCACCTGATCATCTCCGCGGGCGGACAACGCAACGCCTACTCGCTCGTCGACGACGGGATGTACCCGACCAGCTATGGCATCTCGGTGCTGCGACGTGGTGCGGGCGGTGGTTCGGATTGGTTGCACGACAACCTCGTCGTCGATGCCGTCATCGAGATCGAGGGTCCGCGTTCGATGTTCCCGCCGGTGCTCGATCAGCGCGGCGCCCTGCTGGTGGCCGGTGGCATCGGCGTGACGCCGGTGCTGTCCCATGCCCGAGCTCTGGCCCGGGACGGGCGTCGCGTCGACATCGTCTACTCGTATCGCCCGGGGTGCGATGCGCATGCCGACGACCTGCGCGCGCTCGCGGAGCAACCCTCCGTGACTCTGCACGAGGTGTCCGGGGCCGCGGCGACCGCCGCGCTGCTCGCCGAGCGGCTTCGTGCCCAGCCGCTCGGCACACACGCCTACGCCTGCGGCCCGGCGTCGATGCTGACGGCGTATACGGAACTCGCCGAGGCGGCCGGCTGGCCGAGCACACGTGTTCATCTCGAGCGCTTCAGTGCACCCGAGCAGGATCCCGGTGACCCGTTCACCGTCACCCTGGCGTCCACCGGGGTCCGGATCGACGTACCGCCCGGGGTGTCGCTGCTGCAGCGACTTCTCGACAACGGTGCGCCGGTGTCCAACCTGTGCCGTCAGGGGGTGTGCGGCGAGTGTCGAATCCCGGTGCGCGGCGGGCGTATCGAGCACCGTGACTTCGTGTTGACCGACGACGAGAAGGCCACCGGCGACGCAATGCTGTGCTGCGTGTCGCGTGGCGTGGAGATCGAGGTGGACCTGTGA
- a CDS encoding alpha-isopropylmalate synthase regulatory domain-containing protein: MRSATDETGHEVTADNLWDIFRSTYLATPADASVELVGVVTDDRSTTITIRAYGRETTTSHDGVGPVEALTAALADIGLTVEILGFHQTSTGAGDDSTAMTLVEYRNYQQAGWAAGTDRSVLTASLTAVMNAATAGAGTLGSRRPRRSPDSVIQ; the protein is encoded by the coding sequence ATGCGATCAGCAACGGACGAGACCGGCCACGAGGTGACCGCCGACAACCTCTGGGACATCTTTCGCAGCACCTATCTCGCGACCCCGGCCGACGCCTCGGTCGAACTCGTCGGCGTCGTGACGGATGACCGGAGCACGACGATCACGATCCGTGCGTACGGACGTGAGACCACCACCAGCCATGACGGCGTCGGCCCCGTCGAAGCACTGACCGCGGCCCTCGCCGACATCGGGTTGACGGTCGAGATCCTCGGTTTCCACCAGACGAGCACCGGCGCCGGGGACGACAGCACGGCGATGACGCTCGTCGAGTATCGCAACTATCAGCAGGCCGGATGGGCCGCGGGGACGGACCGATCCGTCCTCACCGCCTCCCTCACCGCTGTCATGAATGCGGCGACGGCCGGGGCCGGGACGCTCGGTTCTCGACGGCCCCGCCGGTCACCGGATTCGGTAATCCAGTAG
- a CDS encoding MDR family MFS transporter — MTENAALQGAGNRSATGTDRSPVLLIGVLLVAAFVVILNETILSVALPTLMTDLDITAATAQWLTSGFLLTMAIVIPITGYLMQRFTLRSIYIAAMSLFTIGTLVAALAPGFELLIVARVVQASGTALMVPLLMTTILNVVPEQNRGRTMGLVSIVIAVAPAVGPTVSGLILQSLSWRAMFWIVLPIAIGALILGGVFVRNVTERRPAQLDIISVPLSALGFGGIVYGLSSIGESAGGHAPIPPWVPLLVGAVALALFVVRQLTLADRGLALLDLRTFAIAPFRLAVVLMAGFMLTLFGALILLPLYLQNVMGKDVLTTGLVLLPGGLVMGLLAPFVGALFDKVGARPLVLPGTVAVSAGTWLLTTLDAGSSLGMVIAAHVILSAGIAFGLTPLMTSALGSLSPELYSHGSATVSTIQQVAGAAGTALFITLMSRGTQSAIDDGVNPLQAGADGIHLAFVVAACLSLVLIAAAALVRGRTGAPKTAVPEPV, encoded by the coding sequence GTGACCGAGAACGCCGCCCTGCAGGGCGCCGGCAACCGCTCCGCCACCGGCACGGATCGCAGCCCCGTGCTGCTGATCGGCGTGCTGCTCGTCGCGGCCTTCGTGGTGATTCTCAACGAGACGATTCTCAGCGTCGCGTTGCCCACTCTGATGACCGATCTCGACATCACCGCCGCCACCGCGCAGTGGCTCACCAGCGGCTTCTTGCTCACGATGGCGATCGTCATCCCGATCACCGGGTACCTGATGCAGCGGTTCACCCTCCGCTCCATCTACATCGCGGCGATGAGCCTGTTCACGATCGGTACCCTCGTCGCCGCGCTGGCGCCGGGCTTCGAACTGCTGATCGTCGCGCGCGTGGTGCAGGCATCCGGCACCGCGCTGATGGTTCCACTTCTCATGACGACGATCCTCAACGTCGTACCGGAGCAGAACCGCGGCCGGACAATGGGACTGGTCTCCATCGTCATCGCGGTGGCGCCGGCCGTCGGGCCCACGGTGTCCGGTCTGATCCTGCAGTCCCTCAGCTGGCGAGCCATGTTCTGGATCGTGCTGCCGATCGCGATCGGCGCGCTGATCCTCGGCGGGGTGTTCGTCCGCAATGTCACCGAGCGGCGCCCCGCGCAGCTCGACATCATCTCGGTCCCGCTGTCGGCGTTGGGCTTCGGTGGAATCGTGTACGGGTTGAGCAGCATCGGGGAATCGGCGGGTGGACACGCGCCGATCCCGCCATGGGTGCCGCTGCTCGTCGGCGCCGTCGCGCTGGCGCTGTTCGTCGTGCGACAGCTCACACTCGCCGACCGCGGCCTGGCGCTGCTCGATCTGCGGACCTTCGCGATCGCACCGTTCCGGCTGGCCGTCGTGCTGATGGCGGGCTTCATGCTGACGCTCTTCGGCGCCCTCATCCTGCTGCCGCTCTACCTGCAGAACGTGATGGGCAAGGATGTCCTGACCACCGGCCTCGTGCTGTTGCCCGGCGGTCTCGTGATGGGTCTGCTGGCGCCGTTCGTCGGAGCACTGTTCGACAAGGTCGGCGCACGACCGCTGGTTCTTCCCGGCACGGTCGCCGTCAGCGCGGGTACGTGGTTGCTCACCACGCTCGACGCCGGGTCGTCGTTGGGCATGGTGATCGCGGCCCACGTGATCCTCAGCGCCGGAATCGCTTTCGGGTTGACCCCGTTGATGACCTCGGCCCTGGGTTCGCTGAGCCCCGAACTGTACTCACACGGGAGCGCGACGGTCAGCACGATCCAGCAGGTCGCCGGAGCGGCGGGTACCGCGTTGTTCATCACGCTGATGTCCCGGGGTACGCAGTCGGCCATCGACGATGGGGTGAACCCGCTGCAGGCGGGTGCCGACGGCATCCATCTCGCATTCGTCGTCGCGGCCTGCCTGTCGCTCGTGCTCATCGCGGCGGCCGCGCTCGTCCGTGGCCGGACCGGAGCGCCGAAGACCGCAGTACCCGAGCCGGTCTGA
- a CDS encoding heme-dependent oxidative N-demethylase family protein translates to MDSFSTRRRERSERAECDRRVDHLANLPWPFPDELEEFSYSVNVEPARIPRPTRAGEWGRHLVDLGGVEYPAIMAERRRILDADPTRVRVRPGMELACWDLLLYYLRDLGHAYPANMRLTEYGDGRFHWRNDLLGTDQGFVLGDPATLPWGPMEFLAREVPDDLLLVTERDGHLYFDAGVVTFAAAWSVSFDVGMDMYEIHAPVPRMLREGIVARAEQFLRRLPADQVYRRVNWTLSASDSHKLDVSLEELPEWAADVAGMIADGDFGRARLRIELEHFVRLPMSGAVTFNIRTFMASLEDVKRIPEWAGQLATVIETLGEDIAAYKGFLDYRDNVVAYLRGQSRP, encoded by the coding sequence ATCGATTCGTTCTCGACCCGGCGCCGGGAGCGAAGCGAGCGGGCCGAATGTGACCGGCGGGTCGACCATCTGGCTAACCTGCCCTGGCCGTTCCCGGACGAACTGGAGGAGTTCTCCTACAGCGTCAACGTGGAGCCGGCACGCATCCCGCGCCCCACCCGCGCCGGGGAATGGGGGCGGCACCTCGTCGACCTCGGCGGTGTCGAGTACCCGGCGATCATGGCCGAGCGACGCCGAATCCTCGACGCCGATCCGACGCGTGTCCGGGTGCGTCCGGGCATGGAACTCGCGTGCTGGGACCTTCTCCTGTACTACCTCCGGGATCTCGGCCACGCCTATCCCGCGAACATGCGGCTCACCGAGTACGGTGACGGCCGATTCCATTGGCGCAACGACCTTCTCGGGACAGACCAGGGATTCGTCCTCGGCGACCCGGCCACCCTGCCGTGGGGCCCGATGGAGTTCCTCGCCCGCGAGGTACCCGACGACCTGCTGCTCGTCACCGAGCGCGACGGACACCTGTACTTCGACGCCGGCGTGGTGACCTTCGCCGCCGCGTGGTCGGTGTCGTTCGACGTCGGCATGGACATGTACGAGATCCACGCTCCCGTTCCCCGCATGCTCCGCGAGGGCATCGTCGCCCGCGCCGAGCAGTTCCTGCGCAGGCTACCCGCAGACCAGGTGTACCGCAGGGTGAACTGGACGCTGTCGGCGTCGGACTCGCACAAGCTCGACGTCAGTCTCGAGGAGTTGCCGGAGTGGGCGGCCGACGTCGCGGGCATGATCGCCGACGGCGATTTCGGCCGCGCGCGACTGCGCATCGAGCTCGAACACTTCGTCCGGTTGCCGATGTCGGGTGCGGTGACGTTCAATATCCGGACATTCATGGCCTCGCTCGAGGACGTGAAGCGCATACCCGAGTGGGCCGGTCAGTTGGCGACCGTCATCGAGACGCTCGGCGAGGACATCGCCGCCTACAAGGGTTTTCTCGACTATCGCGACAACGTCGTCGCATATCTCCGCGGTCAAAGTCGCCCGTGA
- a CDS encoding cupin domain-containing protein: MTIESAKALEFRVTSGGHEDLPKMPEAEYPGTEGFIGDVYENPDGSPMCSGYFELRHTDEPLYYEYEYDEMKVVLEGEFLLENKETGQKTVAKAKDAIFFPKGSKIYFSTPAYALAFYTGLRDATLL; this comes from the coding sequence GTGACAATCGAGAGTGCCAAGGCGTTGGAGTTCCGCGTGACCAGCGGCGGACACGAAGACCTGCCGAAGATGCCGGAAGCCGAGTACCCCGGAACCGAGGGATTCATCGGCGACGTCTACGAGAATCCGGACGGAAGTCCCATGTGCAGCGGCTATTTCGAGCTGCGCCACACCGACGAGCCGCTGTACTACGAATACGAGTACGACGAGATGAAGGTCGTTCTCGAAGGTGAGTTCCTCCTCGAGAACAAGGAGACCGGCCAGAAGACGGTCGCCAAGGCCAAGGACGCGATCTTCTTCCCGAAGGGTTCGAAGATCTACTTCAGCACCCCCGCCTATGCGCTCGCCTTCTACACCGGGCTGCGCGACGCCACCCTCCTCTGA
- the ggh gene encoding glucosylglycerate hydrolase, with protein MARYGFTPTQLSARAAYLLRGNDLGTMTSAAPKLYPHMWSWDAAFVTVGLAPLSVERAVIEMDTLLSAQWRNGMIPHIVFANGRDGYFPGPARWECARLAECAPDFPDTSGITQPPVHAIAVQRILDHSRRHGRTTRAVANEFIDRRWSSLVRWHRWLAHARDPNGRGRITIFHGWESGMDNSPRWDSAYANVVPGLDLPPYRRADLDHVDDSSMRPTDLEYDRYIWLVEQMKRAGYDDELLPKVMDFAVEDVFVSAIFAVACDVLATIGEDYSKPRSDVRDLRAWADRFRAGVVSAANDRNGAARDFDLRANSWINTETIAVFAPLLCGGLSRDRERALLRLFDGPRYCGHPDLRYAVPPSTSPISADFRPREYWRGPVWPVMTWLFSWAFARRGWTERSARLREEGLRQATDGTFAEYYEPFTGEPLGSMQQSWTAASVLDWLD; from the coding sequence GTGGCCAGGTACGGATTCACCCCAACGCAGCTCTCGGCACGTGCCGCGTACCTGCTCCGAGGCAATGACCTGGGCACGATGACAAGCGCTGCGCCCAAGTTGTATCCGCACATGTGGAGCTGGGACGCGGCATTCGTCACGGTCGGGCTGGCGCCGTTGTCGGTGGAACGAGCCGTCATCGAGATGGACACCCTGCTGTCGGCGCAGTGGCGCAACGGCATGATCCCGCACATCGTGTTCGCCAACGGCCGCGACGGATATTTCCCCGGGCCGGCCCGATGGGAGTGCGCCCGACTGGCCGAGTGCGCGCCCGATTTCCCCGACACCTCCGGCATCACCCAGCCGCCCGTACACGCGATCGCGGTGCAGCGGATCCTCGATCACTCCCGACGCCATGGACGCACCACCCGCGCCGTGGCCAACGAGTTCATCGACCGGCGCTGGAGTTCGCTCGTCCGCTGGCATCGCTGGCTGGCGCACGCTCGGGATCCCAACGGGCGTGGTCGGATCACGATCTTCCACGGGTGGGAGTCGGGGATGGACAATTCGCCCCGCTGGGATTCGGCGTACGCCAATGTCGTTCCCGGCCTCGACCTTCCGCCGTATCGACGGGCCGACCTCGACCACGTCGACGATTCGTCGATGCGCCCCACCGACCTCGAGTACGACCGGTACATCTGGCTCGTCGAACAGATGAAGCGCGCCGGCTACGACGACGAGCTGCTTCCCAAGGTGATGGACTTCGCGGTCGAGGACGTCTTCGTCAGCGCCATCTTCGCCGTTGCCTGCGACGTGCTGGCCACCATCGGGGAGGACTACTCCAAACCGCGGTCGGATGTGCGCGACCTCCGCGCGTGGGCCGACCGTTTCCGGGCCGGGGTCGTCTCCGCCGCCAACGACCGAAACGGGGCCGCACGGGATTTCGACCTGCGTGCAAACTCGTGGATCAACACCGAGACGATCGCGGTGTTCGCGCCGCTGCTGTGCGGTGGCCTCTCCCGGGACCGCGAACGCGCCCTGCTCCGACTCTTCGACGGCCCGCGGTACTGCGGTCACCCGGACCTGCGCTACGCGGTCCCGCCGTCGACGTCGCCGATCTCGGCGGACTTCCGTCCCCGCGAGTACTGGCGTGGCCCGGTCTGGCCGGTGATGACCTGGCTCTTCAGTTGGGCATTCGCCCGACGGGGTTGGACCGAACGGTCGGCACGCCTGCGTGAGGAGGGGCTCCGGCAAGCGACCGACGGCACGTTCGCCGAGTACTACGAACCGTTCACCGGTGAGCCGCTCGGCAGCATGCAGCAGAGCTGGACTGCGGCGTCCGTGCTGGATTGGCTGGACTGA
- a CDS encoding WhiB family transcriptional regulator, whose product MPDMQPTCTSNPDAWFPEQGTGPRSLANRHALDGCVRCPIRPGCARLALDDPTHLTGIWAGVYVPPPGYQHRARTHALNRLQAIGFPLTQPSEERRTPA is encoded by the coding sequence ATGCCTGACATGCAACCCACGTGCACCTCGAACCCCGACGCGTGGTTTCCCGAACAGGGCACCGGCCCTCGGAGCCTGGCCAACCGGCACGCGCTGGACGGGTGCGTCCGCTGTCCCATCCGTCCCGGTTGTGCACGACTCGCACTCGACGATCCGACCCACCTCACCGGCATCTGGGCGGGCGTCTACGTCCCGCCACCCGGATATCAGCACCGAGCGCGCACCCACGCTCTGAATCGCCTCCAGGCCATCGGGTTTCCCCTTACACAACCGAGCGAGGAGCGGCGGACGCCGGCGTGA
- a CDS encoding TetR family transcriptional regulator gives MPDSSETGGLRARRRDATRMEIHEAAVDLFERNGFDETTVDEIAAAAGVSPRTFFRYFPTKEECVLFDRFGFDQALDDHLADIDPDTLALADIEGVYRALLDGFGDRSDDVSAHFMRVQKLVLATPTLSRAALGRYADKSRRRPEALGDRSSARTRGQIRMILEIANLEVQCAFEEWVEINEGAGASGTARALVDVYDHVCRRVREL, from the coding sequence ATGCCAGATTCCTCCGAGACCGGTGGCCTTCGGGCCCGCCGGCGGGATGCGACGCGAATGGAGATCCACGAGGCCGCGGTGGATCTGTTCGAGCGCAACGGATTCGACGAGACGACCGTCGACGAGATCGCCGCAGCGGCCGGGGTTTCCCCACGGACCTTCTTCCGCTACTTCCCGACCAAAGAAGAGTGCGTGCTGTTCGACCGCTTCGGTTTCGATCAGGCGCTCGACGACCACCTGGCGGACATCGACCCCGACACCCTGGCACTCGCCGACATCGAAGGTGTCTACCGGGCGCTGCTGGACGGATTCGGCGATCGCAGCGACGACGTGTCCGCCCACTTCATGCGAGTGCAGAAGCTCGTGCTCGCGACCCCCACGCTGAGCAGAGCCGCACTCGGACGCTATGCCGACAAGTCACGCCGCCGTCCCGAGGCTCTCGGCGACCGGAGTTCGGCGCGCACTCGGGGCCAGATCAGGATGATCCTGGAGATCGCCAATCTCGAGGTCCAATGCGCGTTCGAGGAATGGGTCGAGATCAACGAGGGTGCAGGCGCATCGGGGACGGCCCGCGCGCTGGTGGACGTCTATGACCACGTGTGTCGTCGGGTGCGGGAGCTGTAG
- a CDS encoding FadR/GntR family transcriptional regulator: MFVTATDIPASWETILQRADIVAVIEARTAIEVEASALAAERRTTAELRSLRGSLDDRSRHRADLDVHVETDLAFHRGIIVAAHSPVLLELFDGFEARSRRAMAGMLRLRGHHGDDADQDAHEHIFEAIASRDPDAAAALTRAHLTMLKELLR; encoded by the coding sequence GTGTTCGTCACCGCCACCGACATCCCTGCGAGTTGGGAGACGATCCTTCAGCGCGCAGACATCGTCGCGGTCATCGAGGCCCGGACCGCGATCGAGGTCGAGGCCTCCGCCCTTGCTGCCGAACGCCGAACGACGGCCGAACTCCGTTCCCTACGAGGGTCTTTGGACGATCGGAGCCGCCACCGCGCCGACCTTGACGTACATGTCGAGACCGACCTCGCCTTTCACCGCGGCATCATCGTCGCAGCTCATAGTCCGGTCCTACTCGAGTTGTTCGACGGCTTCGAAGCCCGGAGTCGTCGGGCCATGGCCGGGATGCTCCGCCTGCGCGGCCATCACGGAGACGACGCTGACCAGGACGCTCACGAGCACATCTTCGAGGCGATCGCCTCACGCGATCCCGACGCGGCCGCGGCTCTCACCCGGGCGCACCTCACCATGCTCAAGGAACTGCTCCGCTGA
- a CDS encoding dimethylamine monooxygenase subunit DmmA family protein: MSQIAFSSVPAWARPGGPIEATSPVPTGSSYVLVGVGDVAETLARWESALPPQVTTRIHGDTDTAAAQLGSALTEAVVGVRVWIAADAGSALTLRAVALGAGLEDDEITVVPAASAAEVTVEVFCAHCRSVTRTAAAIDDVVACAGCRRDLLVYHHVSRRTGHYLGFMIDAETAQSPCPANEPHEEPVS; the protein is encoded by the coding sequence ATGTCGCAGATCGCCTTCTCCAGCGTGCCGGCGTGGGCACGCCCCGGTGGTCCGATCGAGGCGACGTCGCCGGTGCCGACCGGCAGTTCCTACGTGCTGGTCGGTGTCGGAGACGTCGCCGAGACCCTTGCGCGTTGGGAGTCCGCACTGCCACCGCAAGTCACGACCCGGATCCACGGTGACACCGACACCGCCGCCGCCCAACTGGGCAGTGCGCTGACCGAAGCCGTTGTCGGCGTCCGGGTCTGGATCGCAGCCGATGCGGGATCGGCGTTGACCCTGCGCGCGGTGGCGCTCGGTGCCGGCCTCGAGGACGACGAGATCACCGTCGTTCCCGCGGCGTCCGCAGCGGAGGTCACCGTCGAGGTCTTCTGTGCGCACTGCCGCTCGGTCACGCGTACGGCGGCGGCGATCGACGATGTCGTCGCCTGCGCCGGATGTCGTCGCGATCTCCTCGTGTACCACCACGTCTCGCGCCGGACCGGTCACTACCTGGGATTCATGATCGACGCGGAGACCGCCCAATCGCCCTGTCCAGCAAACGAACCACACGAGGAACCCGTCTCATGA